The following proteins come from a genomic window of Candidatus Francisella endociliophora:
- a CDS encoding ligand-gated ion channel, translating into MLNTSKYLFVVITFLLMSYSISFSYGNAPPQKPTIVDTTAFITDIQSLDEVNEQLQVDAIFRLKWNDPRLAFDEKKENTEYKLYQGDFQYDEIFEGWKPQISIINEIGSPQIKARQIRIYPNGDVIYTEQRTLALETPMQLERFPFDKQTLNAYIIPFGYDSDEVQLQVNPDYQVTVKDYVKDHPNVNIAEWQLTDFNLKNITKSKQYYGKNDQVSMLKFSISLDRQATNILLKVLIPLSLLVLAMWAVFWMDTKALSDRLNIAFIGILSVIAYQFLVEGEMPDIDYLTFTDGFLLISFSILFSTVLESLIVYWFVKTNKQDIAKQIDIFSRAAFPLTYIAFIIFLYFTYLY; encoded by the coding sequence ATGCTAAATACTAGTAAATATCTTTTTGTAGTAATCACATTTTTATTAATGTCATACTCGATAAGCTTTTCATATGGTAACGCTCCACCTCAAAAGCCAACTATAGTTGATACCACAGCATTCATAACAGACATACAAAGCTTAGATGAAGTTAATGAACAATTACAGGTTGATGCCATTTTTCGATTAAAGTGGAACGATCCAAGACTTGCCTTTGATGAAAAAAAAGAAAATACAGAATATAAACTATATCAAGGAGATTTCCAATATGATGAAATATTCGAAGGATGGAAACCTCAAATCTCAATTATAAATGAAATAGGTAGCCCTCAAATAAAAGCTCGTCAGATAAGAATATATCCTAATGGTGATGTCATATATACAGAGCAACGTACTCTTGCTCTAGAAACACCTATGCAACTAGAAAGATTTCCCTTTGACAAGCAAACACTTAATGCCTATATAATACCATTTGGCTACGATTCAGATGAAGTTCAATTACAAGTTAATCCAGACTACCAAGTTACAGTTAAAGATTATGTAAAAGATCACCCTAATGTCAATATAGCAGAGTGGCAACTTACTGATTTCAACCTAAAAAATATTACCAAATCAAAACAATATTATGGTAAAAATGATCAAGTCTCAATGCTAAAATTTAGTATATCTTTAGATAGACAAGCTACAAATATTCTACTTAAAGTTTTAATACCTTTATCATTATTAGTTTTAGCTATGTGGGCAGTATTTTGGATGGATACTAAAGCTCTTTCAGATAGGCTAAATATTGCATTTATTGGTATACTTTCAGTTATTGCTTATCAATTTCTAGTAGAAGGAGAAATGCCTGACATTGACTATCTAACCTTTACAGATGGCTTCTTATTAATTTCTTTCTCAATATTATTTTCTACAGTTTTAGAAAGTTTAATTGTTTACTGGTTTGTAAAAACTAACAAACAAGATATTGCTAAGCAAATAGATATTTTTTCAAGAGCAGCATTCCCTCTTACATATATAGCATTCATAATATTTTTATACTTTACTTATCTGTATTAA
- a CDS encoding DUF3573 domain-containing protein: MKHIYRSLLTYVLLICIITPLYAETKDKDSVLELQQQIKNIQLEINQLQQTDNINNNEFTTYNANVVDNKPTIANELEKYIIKKNTVDIVQNISPENSIIDLKNEPVGGIFDTGGGINVGDAPAITTNGEAAYLGSYSGNNSIPIGMIPSKLFASTLILQKEKFDDYSVFLGGFIGIDAQTWFGDTIPRVGFDNKPTTPFSPTGQNIYLTSSKLFFVSNLGDYVTAEYDVSTSETNDFFIGNAFVIFGNMSVSPFFVTAGRSTLSVANLGGGGSSTGSIAGFLGTGRATNISLNYKTDIINASIAVFGSSDKKADFSAGLFYADSWTDSLAVGFNTGYVYDLDGAENFSIPRVAPNQTIGAFNVDTNIAYTIDSGIFQINSGWASTTQSFDFNGTGNNVLAGSWYVAGNYSANIFGKSTNFNATYGETYNAAAIPMAIAASPLQDGLSKSGIKRQLIFSAQRAYFDNNILFGPEWAYQIFYDGKSMNTLTLDVSVYL; this comes from the coding sequence ATGAAGCATATTTACAGAAGTTTATTAACTTATGTGCTACTTATATGCATCATCACTCCCTTATATGCAGAAACTAAAGATAAAGATTCAGTTTTAGAACTACAACAACAAATCAAAAATATACAGCTAGAGATTAATCAGCTTCAGCAAACGGATAATATTAATAACAATGAATTCACCACATATAATGCAAATGTTGTCGATAATAAACCCACCATAGCAAATGAGCTTGAAAAATACATAATTAAAAAAAATACTGTAGATATTGTACAAAACATTAGTCCTGAAAACTCTATAATCGATTTAAAAAATGAGCCTGTTGGAGGAATCTTTGATACAGGTGGTGGAATTAATGTTGGAGATGCACCAGCTATCACAACTAATGGTGAAGCCGCTTATCTAGGCTCATACTCAGGTAATAATAGTATTCCTATAGGAATGATACCATCAAAGTTATTTGCTTCAACATTAATACTACAAAAAGAGAAGTTTGATGATTATTCAGTATTCTTAGGTGGTTTCATTGGTATAGATGCTCAAACTTGGTTTGGAGATACAATTCCCCGTGTTGGTTTTGATAACAAACCGACTACTCCTTTTAGTCCAACAGGTCAAAATATTTACCTAACATCATCTAAATTATTTTTTGTATCAAATCTTGGCGATTATGTAACTGCTGAATATGATGTAAGCACATCTGAAACAAATGACTTTTTTATAGGTAATGCTTTTGTAATATTTGGTAATATGTCTGTATCTCCATTCTTTGTAACAGCAGGGAGAAGTACTCTTTCTGTTGCTAACTTAGGTGGAGGTGGTAGTTCGACAGGAAGTATCGCGGGATTCTTAGGTACTGGTAGAGCTACAAACATCTCTCTTAATTATAAAACAGATATTATAAATGCGAGTATTGCAGTATTTGGTTCAAGTGATAAAAAAGCAGACTTTTCAGCAGGTCTATTCTACGCTGATAGCTGGACAGATAGTTTAGCTGTTGGTTTTAATACCGGCTATGTCTATGATCTAGATGGCGCTGAAAATTTTAGCATTCCTAGAGTAGCTCCAAATCAAACTATTGGAGCATTCAATGTCGATACTAACATCGCTTATACCATAGATTCTGGAATATTCCAGATAAACTCTGGTTGGGCATCTACCACACAGTCTTTCGATTTTAATGGTACTGGTAATAACGTGCTTGCTGGCTCTTGGTATGTTGCTGGTAACTATAGTGCCAATATTTTTGGTAAAAGTACCAACTTTAACGCAACCTATGGTGAGACATACAATGCTGCTGCCATACCAATGGCAATAGCTGCTAGTCCTTTACAAGATGGGTTATCGAAGTCAGGAATTAAAAGACAACTTATATTTTCAGCTCAGCGAGCATATTTTGATAATAATATTTTATTTGGGCCAGAATGGGCATATCAGATATTTTATGATGGCAAAAGTATGAATACACTTACACTAGATGTTTCTGTTTATTTATAA